The proteins below come from a single Vitis vinifera cultivar Pinot Noir 40024 chromosome 9, ASM3070453v1 genomic window:
- the LOC100852751 gene encoding uncharacterized protein LOC100852751, translating to MDSRFLTNTQSRITYFSPSSSNLSYFQQQALQAGMNGVYLTRSEYVRGGVGTREMIQCEIEKEQIREEIIGAEIAQLCMLEAKCRREILMNRDSALQMSLEFLTTMHDQYDGTSNERLTSLAPSAVGAFNSMHQSDERLSPLAPSSVGVFNRMHEFSEKLSPLAPSAVGVFNRVHEFSEKLSPLAPSAVGVFNRMHEFEFSEKLSPLAPSAVGAFNRMHEFSEKLSPLAPSAVGVFNRMHRFGERLSPLAPSAVGVSNRMHHFGGTRDNERLSPLAPSAVEVFNRMSLEGDSSFQKELDGNKESTNVNSTIYEKKRTEGQAAEGDCEHPVARVLKKSEGSCALCQVSTTSEQSLNDHLQGKKHKSKASKLKAKKTSIGSSVSNSGKGKKEKAAKQGKLLLLQ from the exons ATGGATTCCAGGTTTCTGACAAACACTCAGAGCAGGATTACTTATTTTTCACCTTCATCAAGCAATCTATCCTACTTTCAACAGCAAGCATTGCAAG CTGGAATGAATGGTGTTTATCTTACAAGGAGCGAGTATGTGAGAGGTGGTGTTGGTACAAGGGAAATGATTCAGTGTGAGATTGAGAAAGAGCAAATTCGTGAGGAGATAATAGGAGCAGAGATTGCACAGTTGTGCATGTTGGAAGCCAAATGCAGAAGAGAAATACTAATGAATAGAGACTCTGCTCTACAAATGTCACTAGAATTTCTAACGACGATGCATGATCAATATGATGGAACTTCTAATGAAAGGTTAACTTCTTTAGCTCCATCTGCAGTTGGGGCCTTCAACAGTATGCATCAATCTGATGAAAGGTTGTCTCCTTTGGCTCCATCTTCTGTTGGGGTCTTCAACAGGATGCATGAATTTAGTGAAAAGTTGTCTCCTTTGGCTCCATCTGCAGTTGGGGTCTTCAACAGGGTGCATGAATTTAGTGAAAAGTTGTCTCCCTTGGCTCCATCTGCAGTTGGGGTTTTCAACAGGATGCATGAATTTGAATTTAGTGAAAAGTTGTCTCCCTTGGCTCCATCTGCAGTTGGGGCCTTCAACAGGATGCACGAATTTAGTGAAAAGTTGTCTCCCTTGGCTCCATCTGCAGTTGGGGTCTTCAACAGGATGCATCGATTTGGTGAAAGATTGTCTCCTTTGGCTCCATCTGCAGTTGGGGTCTCCAACAGGATGCATCACTTTGGTGGGACGCGTGACAATGAAAGGCTGTCTCCTTTGGCTCCATCTGCAGTTGAAGTCTTTAATAGAATGTCCCTTGAGGGTGACTCATCATTTCAGAAGGAGCTGGATGGTAACAAAGAG TCTACAAATGTTAACTCTACTATTTACGAGAAAAAGCGGACAGAAGGACAGGCAGCAGAAGGAGATTGTGAGCATCCTGTGGCTAGAGTACTCAAAAAATCTGAGGGGAGTTGTGCTCTATGTCAAGTTAGCACCACCAGTGAACAGAGTCTCAATGATCATCTTCAAGGGAAGAAACATAAGTCAAAGGCATCTAAACTCAAGGCTAAAAAGACCAGCATTGGAAGTTCGGTCTCAAACTCAGGGAAAGGGAAGAAGGAGAAGGCTGCCAAACAAGGGAAGTTGTTGCTACTGCAATAG